The Haloarcula laminariae sequence ATGCCTCCTCAACTCACCATAACGATTGAAGCTCCTAATGGAAAGAGTGACGAGTTCTCCTTTGACCAATCTACTAAAGTCAGCGAGTCTGCTGAGAAAGCTGCCGACGAGTTTGGCATCCAGAACACGAATAATCCAACACTTGCTCGGATTACCGATGAAGGTCAGGAAGAACTCAAGCCAAACCGGACGCTGGTGAGCTACGACCTTGATGGCGAAACCGTGATCTGGACGGACCGAGGAAAAGGCGCCGGAAGATGAAGCGACGGGTGAGTGAGCAGCTCATCCGGGACGAGCTGGAGGGTATCAATCATCGTGCCGATCAGTTAGGCTGGGAAGTTGACGCAGATCTTGATGACCTTGTTATCACGACTCGCATGACGGCTAGCGATGATGAGGAATATATTATTGAATTCGAATGTAGTAATTATGATCAGGCTCCTCCGTATGTTGAACTCATACATCCAAATACCGGTGAGCGAGGGGTTCCAAAGGCTTACTTCGACGACCGTGGAGCAGGTCAGGCCCTCCTTCTCAAACAAACACCGGCACTTTGCCACGGATTCAATCGGAAGATGTACCTGGATGTCGATACGCACCACGATGAATGGAATCGCCATTCCATTGCCCGCTGGAAAGATGAGGCCGGCAGCTATACTACCTTAACGCGTATTCTCATGCTTATTGATAAGCGGATTACGAACGACCATTACCAGGGGCGCCTCTCAGAATGACTTGGATCCCCTCGTACTACTGTTGGTGATTTAATGATACAAATAACTCGTCGTATACAAGATTTCATAGCGAAGTTCCGTAGAAACGAGGAGTCACAAGAATTTGATGAGGGAGCAGGAATAGAACAGCAGTATCCTTCTGTGGTAGTTCCAGCTAGAGTCTGTGAAACCACTTGTGAAGCGCTTCGAAGCCACGCTCCGGTCGGCCAGAGCCATGAGGGTGTTGCGTATTGGGCGGGCGTCACGCTTGAGGACATTCCTGTTACATTCGTCACAACGTGTATTGTTCCTGAAGCTGAGACTGGACCTGGCCATTTCGAGGTCTCCACAGGAGCAAATGCAAGAGTAACACGGGCGGTACACGACAATGACATTGCTGTACTTGGTACAGTACACAGTCATCCGGGTGCTGGGACACACCATTCAGGAGTGGACGATGATGAGGCGTTCACTGTTTATGATGGGTATTATTCGGTAATCGTTCCGGACTATGGCACTGAGGGTATGCTCCCACTCACGAAGTGTGGTGTTCATCGATATGAAGCAGGCACAGAAACATTCCGTAAATTGAATGACACCGAGATCTCTTCGACGTTCACTACTCCGACTGCACCGCTTAAAATAGATACTCGATAATGACCTTACAACCTCCAGATCCGAGTGCCCTTCCTATCTCAGAAACGGGATTTTACGAGAAGCGAGATGACCGGACAAATCTTGTCACGAATTCAGACCACTATCAAGACGCG is a genomic window containing:
- a CDS encoding Mov34/MPN/PAD-1 family protein, translating into MIQITRRIQDFIAKFRRNEESQEFDEGAGIEQQYPSVVVPARVCETTCEALRSHAPVGQSHEGVAYWAGVTLEDIPVTFVTTCIVPEAETGPGHFEVSTGANARVTRAVHDNDIAVLGTVHSHPGAGTHHSGVDDDEAFTVYDGYYSVIVPDYGTEGMLPLTKCGVHRYEAGTETFRKLNDTEISSTFTTPTAPLKIDTR
- a CDS encoding ubiquitin family protein, yielding MPPQLTITIEAPNGKSDEFSFDQSTKVSESAEKAADEFGIQNTNNPTLARITDEGQEELKPNRTLVSYDLDGETVIWTDRGKGAGR